TGGTGGCCTCCGGGCCGCACATCGAATGGCGCGACAACCACCTGTGGGTGAACGGCCGCCCGCGCTTCCTTGCTGGCACGAACCAGACGGGAATGATGTTCTACTCGGCCCACGAGGGGCCGCTCGTGTGGGACCGTGACCTGCGCATGATGGCGGAGCGTGGCGTGCGGGTGCTCCGTGTCCTGCACTTCTCGCCCTTCGCAATGGCCGGCTACGAGGGCGATGGCGCCAACGCGCCGCTCGACCTGGCGGCTCGGCCGGCGCGGCTGCGGCGGCAGCTCGACGCCATCGTGCAGCTCGCGCAGAAGCATGGGGTCTGTCTGTTCCTCTCGCTGCACGATTGGATGGGCGTGGCGCTAACCGACGAGGAGCTCGCGGCCCAGGCCGACTGGAACCGCTTCTGGGCCGCGCGCTATTGCGACGTTCCCGCCATTCTCTACGATGTGCAGAACGAGCCCTCCGTCGAGGTGCCGGATCGGCCGGACATGCGACGGCTCTGGAACGACTGGCTCAAGGCCCACTACGGAACCGATGAGGCGCTGCGCGCGGCCTGGCGCGTGACGCCGCCGGACGCGTCGATGCCCGACGTCCCGCTCACCGGCGGGACGGGCCGGTGGAACGACGTGCGCTCGGCGGACCGCAAGCGCTTCGAGGCCGTCATTCTGAACCGGTGGGTCAAGGCGAACGTGGACGGCGTGAAGGCCGGCGACCCGGACGCGCCGGTGTGTGTGGGCTATCTCCCGTTCATGTCGGCCGCCGATCGGATCCTCGGCGTCCGGCATACGGACTTCTCGAACATGCACTACTACGGTCCGCTCGAAGGCTACGCCGCCGAGCTAAAGCTGATCGACCGGCGAGCCTACGGTAAGGGACTGAGCATCGGGGAGTTCGGGGCGCAGGAGGCGCACGACAGCCGGGCGCAGGGGCTGACCGGCCTGCCGGTGGAGCCCAGCGTGCGCCGCTTCTCCCAGGTAGTGCACTATGCCGCGGGCATGGGCGCGGCCTTCGTGGCGAACTGGGACTGGAAGGAGCTCGACGAGATGGTGTTCCCCTGGGGCCTCCTCCAACGGGGCACCGGAACGGCGAAGCCGTGGCTGCACACGTTCGCGCACGACGCCGCCTATCTGGCCGGCGTCGAGCCGTCGGGCGCGCTGCCTGCGGTCGCCCTGCTCGTTCCTGACGGCAACCGCATCGGGCCGCGCTTCGATGAGATCCACGGCGGCATCCGGCGCGCCGCGGACCTGCTGATGGACGCCGGCGCGGACTTCTGCGTGCTCAACGAGGAGAACCTGGCGCGCATCCCGAGGGCCGTGCGCGCCATCGTCTGGCCAATCCCCTACTGCCCTTCCGACGCCGCGTTCGAGCGCGTGCTCACCTGGGTACGAAACGGCGGGCGCCTCTACCTATCCGGCGGCGTCGGCTTCGATGCCGCGCGTCGGCCTGACCTGACCGGGCGGTTGAGGGAGCTTGGTCTGCCGGAGTCCGAGCCGCGGCCGCCGTTCGACGGCCCTCCGGGCGATGGGCGTCCCGTGGCGTTTCGCGAGGCGACGGTCGGCGCCGGCGCCGTCCTCTACGTGCCCTACCCGCTGGAGCTCATGCGTGAGGGGGGCGCGGACATCTACCGGCGCTTCCTGAAGGGGGCTGGAGTCGGGGAGCCCATCGCGCGGGCGGAGGGCGGCACCGTGCGCGTTCTGACGGAGCCGACGCGCTCCGGCGGCAGGCTCATCGCGCTCGTGCGGACCGATCGCGGTGACGGGAGAGTGCGCGTGACGCTGCCGCACTGCGACGCCACGCTGGACCTTGGCCCGGGGGGAGCGGCCTTCGTCACCGTGGACGACCGGAACCGCCTGGTGGCCGCCGAGAGCGAGGGCCGCCTGGAGGTGGCCGGTCGGGTTCTCGCCGCGGCCGCGGGGCATTTCGGGGTGGTGGCTCTGGATGGCCGCGCGCTCGCGGAGTCCGCCCGCGTGCTCGTGCTGCCACACCTGCAATCGCGCGTGTCGGTGCCCGGGTTGCGCGGGGTGGCGGGCGGCCAGGCCGCCGTGCGCCGCTACGGAGAGCCGTGGCGCGCCGCGCAGGCCGGCGCCGAACTCCGATGCGAGCCGGGCGAGACGCTGCTCCTCGCGGCCCGCGGGGGGATGGGCGCCGCGAGGGAGGCCATGCGCCGCCGCGACGCGCTGGCGCCCTGAGGGCCGGCCGGCGAGCGCCTCAGCGCGCCGGCCAGCGGTAGGCGCGCGACCCGTTCAGCGGCAGGCGCCAGCGCCGATCCGCGCTCGTCGGCCGCACCATGCCGGCGTCCGTCCGGACGGCTCGCGGTCGGCCGAAGCGCCGCGCGTCGAGCTCCACCACAAACCGCGCATCGCGCGGCAGCGTCTGAAGCACCCAGTCGGCGCCCTCGCGACGCGCGAGCACGCTGCCGTCGGTGCGGACGGGCCCGAAGTCGATGGCCGCGCCGCGCGCGTTGAGGTGCTCGGCAAAGAGCGCCTGCAAGTCGGCGCCGGTTGACCGCTCCGGCTCGAAGCGCAGCGAGAGGCCGCCTTCGGCGACAACGAGCCGCCCCAGCACAACCCTGCCATGCCGGTCGGTCGGGCCCTCCAGCGGCGCGCGCGGCCCCCCGCCGGCCGCGAAGAGGCCGGTCGTCCACGCGTAGGTCCCGTCCGGCACGTCGTCGGGCACCCGCACCTCGTAGGGGCCGTCGGCCACGGTTTCGCCGGCCTTCCAGCGGTTGGTTGGCCTCGGCAGGACGTGGTCCTGCTGGAAGCGGATGCCCTCGTCCCACGGCTCGCGGCCCGGGTTGCCGAAGTGCACGAAGGCGCGGTAGTCCGAGGTCGGTGGCGCGCCGACTCTCCACCGGTAGGTCACGCGGAATCGGCGCGGCCCCGACTGCTCGAAGCTTGCGACGCCCGGCCGGACGGCCACGAGTCCGCTCAGGTTCCAGTGCGCGGCGTTGCGGGCGTTGGCGAAGACGCGGTTCGGCGTCTCGGCGTAGTCGCACACCACTCCGTGGCGGAGAGCCGTCCAGGCCGCGAGCCCCGGGCCGGTCGCCAGCCAGCCGAACTGTGGCAGCGTGCGGCCATCGGCGACGAGCGGCGTTGGCGCGCCGTTCACGGTCACCCGCACACCCCCCGCATACTCCACCTGGACCCGGTCCCACGTGCCGGCGATGGCCGCCGCGGTCGGGTCGACCCACCGGCCGCCCACCTGATAGCAGATGCGCCGCACCGCGGCCGTGCCCGTGCGCGCGGTCACCGGCGTCAGCAGATGGTGCTCCAGCCACGCTAGCGGCAGCACCGACCAGGTGGCGGCGCCCAGGAAGCCTGCGTGGCCGAAGGCGACCTCCTGGGCGCGGTACTGGTCGAGCACCACCATCGGCGGCAGGGTGCCCCAATCGGCGCGATCCCACCAGCGCTCGTAGTAGCCCATCCCGTGATTGAGCTGGAGTGGGTGGATGCGCAGGAGGTCGAAGTCAACCATCAGCGGCGCGGCCAGGCCCTGGTTGCTCGGCCAGCCGGCGCCGAACTGCGCCTCCACGCCGTCGAGCAGGCCGCTCCAGTACCAGTGGTTGTTGCCCTCGCCGAACACCGGCCCGCCGTGCGTCTTGCGCTCGTACGTCCACAGGCGCCGGTGCACGTCCCACACGCGAGCGAACGTTCCCGCTCCCTCCTCCCGGGCGCGGAAGTCCACGTGAAACCAGGGTGGCACGGCCGAGTGAACGTCCAGGTAGTCGGCGTTCGTTCCGTAGCGGCGGTGAATCTCGGGTGACTGCGTGGCCGCGAGGCGGAGGATGGCGTTCGGCTTCACCGCGAACGACTGGACCTTGGTGCCGGGGTTGTACCATGCTGGCACGCGGTCGCCGGACGAGTCGAGCGCGATGTCGTTCGGGTCGAACCGGTCGTAGTTCGGGTAGTAGTCGACGTAGTTCTCGTGCGGCGCCACCAGCATGCCGAGCGCCGCGCCTTCGCGCACGAGCGCGCGCATCCCCGCGTCGCCGCCGAGCTCCGCCATGGCAGGGACGTGCGCGGGGAGGGCGTTGTCGTAGCCACTCCGCTGCCACACGTGAATGATCACCACGCAGCGGCGGATGTCGTAGTCGGAGAGCGCCCGTAGCCTGCGCGCGATGTCCTCGTAGCGCCCGCCCCAGACGTCGAGCACAACCCGGTCGGAAAGCATGCGGCGGTATGGCGACGGCGGGTTCGGGATGCGGGGCAGTGCCTCCGCCAGGTGCCACGCGGCGCTGTAGACAAGCCTCTCGCGAAGCGAGCTTCGCGATCCGTCGGTGAGCGCGCCGTAGGTCGCCGCCGTACCATCGTGGCTGGAGGCGCTTGAGGCCGTCCAGTCGAGGAAGGCACTGACGAACAGCCCCTCGCGCGGCAGGTAGTGCACCTGCCCGGAATAGTAGGGCACCGTCACCTGCCGGCGCCGGACGACCGGCCCCCAGCCCCCGGCGTCGAACCGCGACACGAGCGGCACGGAGCAGCGCACGTCGAGCACCAGGCTCTTGCCCACGAGGCGGGCCCGCGCGGTCAGAACGGCGTGGCGCCCTCCCAGGTCATACTCCCGCTCGAGGGTGATGCTATCGCCGGTCTGCCGGAAGCGCGCGCGGACCGGGCGCGCCGCGTCGGCCCACTCCATCGAGGCCGTGGATGCCAGGGGCACGCGGACGGCCGCGCCGCCGCCGATGTGCGCCACGAGCTCCAGCGCGCCAAGCGGGGCGGCGTCGTCCTTCCTCGGGACGCGCCATGTGTAGCGCATCTCCCCGTCTGCGCCGCGGTAGGTGAGGACGGCCGAGTCTGCCTGGATCGAGCGCGAGGTGCGGAAGGCGAACCCGCCGCGTGGAGCAGCGCCATCCTCGGCGCGGCCGGCGATGGCCGTGAGGTCGAGGGCGGGCGGAGCGGGGCGCCGCGCCGGGGCGGGTCGGTAGCCCTCGAACACGAGCTCACGCCCGGCCCAGAGCGAGAAGTCGAAGCCCGGGTTCTGGCGCGGCCCGGGGCCGGTCTCGAACCGGATGCGGACCGTTCGGCCCGCGAGGCGCGTCAGGTCGATCTCGAACGGCCGCCATCGCGCGTCGGCCTGGTTCCTGTCCACGAGCGCGCGGCCATCGAGAAAAACCCGAAAGTCGGCGCCGTCCGACTGGCCAACGATGTCGGCCCGCATCGCGGTGCTTCCCCGCAGGAGGATGCGCCTGGCGCGCGGCAGCGCTACCCGAAACTGCTGAAAGGCGATGCCCGTTCCGCCACGCCAGGGACAATGCAGAAGGAACGCCGGGCGGCCGTTCCGCACGCCGACTGGCTGGCAGGCGACCCCCGTGCGCTCCTCGAAGAAGCCGCTCCACCCCAGCGGAAACTGCCGCTCGGGCTGACCAGCGTAGCGGTAGCCGACGAAGTAAAGGCCGACCTCGTCGAGGCCGAGCCGCGCTGCGTCCGGCGCGATGACCGGCTGCGCAAGCGCGGCGGCGGGCGCGACGAGGGCGAGGAGCAGGAGCACGGCGCGCATGTGGCTCTCCGGTGATGGGCGATCGGCCGGGGCGCGGCGCGCCCGAGCCAATCGCGGTCAGGCGTAGGTCCCGTGCTCGCGCAGCAGGTCAAGCGCGTAGCCGTAGGTATCGAGGCGCACGTTGGGTGGAATGGAGTGGTCCGAGTGGAAGAAGTAGGGGACCCGCATCTCCTTGAGCCGCCGCAGCTTGGGCACGACCGCGTCCCGGACCGTATCGCGGTCGTTCGTGGTGAGCGCCACTACGTCGATGTTGCCCATGTACGCGAGGCGGCTGCCGAACTCCGAGGCGATCTGCACGACGTCGCAGCCAGCCTTGGCCTCCATCGGCTGTAGGCAGTCGAAACCGGCCTCCACGAGGAGCGGGACCGCGCGCCGGATGTCGCCGCAGGAGTGCAGGATCACCGGGAGGCCGTAGTCCTTCAGGAATCCGACGAAGGCCGCCTCGTAGGGCATCACCAGGTCGGCAAGCACCTTCGGGGAGCAGAAGAGCCCGTTGCGGTAGCCAAGATCCTCGTAGACGAAGAAGCCGTCGGGCAGGCCGGACTCGCGGAACAACACCTCGTAGTGCGCGCGGTACGAGTCCAGATAGACCTGGCAGAAGTCGCGGATCCAGTCGGGCTCGGTGAGAAGAGCGGGGAGGAAGTTCTCGTCGCCGATCGTGGCCCGCATCAGTTCGAACACGAACAGGTTGCCGAACACGGCATAGCGGCCGCTCTCGCGGGCCGCGGCAATGGCGGCCCTGGCGGCGACGGGATCCCCCAGGCGCCCGCGGTCGACCGTCAGGAGCGACTCACGGACATCGCGCCATGCCTCCGGCGTCGTGATCGTGAAGCCGATGTGCTCGGGCGTGCCGGACTTATGCTTCCAGTACTTCAGCGCCGCGCCACGCCCGTCGCGCACCACGCGCCACTCGTCGGTCTCATCGAGCACCTCGTGCCGCCCCGGGCAGGGCTCCGAGTTGAACCAGCCGCCGCAGTTGACGATGTCGTACCCGAAATGCGTCTCGGGCGCCTGCCCCTCGGGGTAACCCTCGCGCGGCCAGTACTCCGCCAGCGTCTCGGGCCAGAAGTGCTCGTAGAGGCCCATGCGGTCGGGCAACTCGTGCCGCAGCAGGCTCGTGACGCGCTCTCGTGATGTCATCCGTCGTCCTCTCGGGTTCGTGCGGCGGTCACGCCCACGCCCGCTGAATCCTGGCGATCGCCTCGGCGATGTCGTCCATGTCGGACGGCTCGCCAAGCAGCAGGTTCTGGAAGAGCCAGACGCCGTCACGGCACACCTGCTCGCACACCGGACACTCCACCGCGCCGTAGTCGATGGGGCGGCCCGCGCGGCACCAACTCCCCTGCCCGGCGCTCTTGCGCTGGAACAGGACCTCCCGGTAGAGGGGCACGTAGCCGGCGCTGGCTGGCACCCCCTCCGCGCCCAGGGCTCTCAGGAACTCGTCGCGCGACCGGCCGCCGAACCCGAGCGTGTCATAGCGGAGGATGTACAGGTGGTAGGCGTTGCGGGTTACGCGCGCGTCGTCTGGCATCGTAATGACGCCTGGGATCTCGCGCAGGTGCGCCGTGAGGCGCTCGGCGTTGCGTGTGCGCCGCTCCGTCTGTTCGGCGAGCCGGCCGAGTTGCGCGAGAAGGATGGCGCCCTGCCATTCCGTCATGCGGAAGTTGCCGCCCAGCACATGGTGCTCGTACCAGCGGCCGGTCCGCGTTCGGCCGACGTTGTGGACCGACCACACCCGATCCGCCACATCGTCGTCGTTTGTGACGATGGCCCCGCCCTCGCCGGCGTTCAGGTTCTTGCTGGCCTGGAAGCTGAAGGTGCCTGCGTCACCGATCGCGCCGACCTTGCGGCCGCGCCACTCGGCCCCATGCGCCTGGGCGGCGTCCTCCACGACGCGCAGCCCGTGGCGCGCGGCCACCTCCATGATACCGTCCATATCGGCGGGGCGACCGCCAATATGGACCGGGATGATCGCGCGTGTGCGCTCGGTGACCGCCTCCTCGATGCGCGCGGGGTCCAGGTTCAGGCTCCCGGGCTCGATATCGACGAAGACGGGCGTGGCGGCAACGGCGAGCACGCTGCTGGCCGTCGCGACGAAGGTGTAGGGCGGCACGATGACCTCGTCGCCGCACCCGATGCCGAGGCCGCGCAGCGTTACCTCCAGGGCGGCGGTGCCGTTCGTGACGCAGACGGCGTGGCGCGCGTCCTGGAATGCGGCGAAGGCGCGCTCGAGTTCCGTAACCTTACACCCGCCGACCGCCCACCACTGGCCGCTGCGCAGGACCTCCAGAATCGCGCGTTCCTCCTCGGTGCCCCACACCGGCCAGGTCGGCCACGGCTTCTCACGCGTCTTCGGCCCGCCGTCCACGGCAAGCGCGGCTGCGGTGGTCATCGCTTCCCCTCCTCCGGCGCGCGCACCGGCGCGCCGGTTCGGTGTGCGGAGTGCCGCTCGGGCGGCATCGTGTGGGCGTGGCAGATCGCCACGGCAAGGGCGTCGGCCGCGTCGTCGGGCCGGGGTATCTCGCTCAGGCCCAGGATCTGGCGGATCATGTACTGTACCTGACGCTTCTCGGCGCCGCCATACCCGACGACGGCCTGCTTGACGACGGGAGGCGAGTACTCAACCCACGGCAGGCCGCGCTGCGCGGCCGCGAGGAGGATGACCCCGATGGTGCGGCCGACCGCGATGGCCGTGGTCTCGTTCGTCCCAAAGAAAAGGCGCTCCGTCACGAGCACGTCCGGCGCGTGCGCGTCCATGAGGTCGCACAGGCGCTCGTATATTCGCATCAGGCGCACGGGCGGAAGGTCGCGGGAACTGGTGCGCACGACGCCGTAGCCGACGGCGGCGACCCGCTGCCCATCGCGGGCAAGCAAGCCGTAGCCCGTGGTCGCGGTCCCGGGATCGACTCCGAGGATGATCATCGCGCTCTCCCGCCTCGCCCGAGCCGCATTTCGCCGCCTCGTGCGCGTATCCCTTGCCGTGCGCGAGCGGCGACGCGACGGCTCGAGAAGGAATGAGCCCGACGCGCCCAACATTAGCTTCTATAGTCCGCCGCTGGGCGCGCCGGCCCTCGTGGGGCGCCCAGCGGGACGCGGACCGAGGAGGAAACCAGAGATGGGCACAGGTGAAGGAGTTCCCCCGACCGGGCCGGGGCCGGAGTCGCGGGCGCGGGTGCGCTTCGACGCAATCAACGAGGGCTGGGCGCTGCTCCAGCAGCAGATGGGCACATGGGTCCTCACGACGCTGATCACGATCATCATCGTCGCCGTTGTCGCCGCCATCGTTCGGCGCATTCCGGTCCTCAACGGGCTGATCATCGCCATTCCCGAGTACCTGCTGCTCGCGGGGATGGCGCGCATGGCGCTGCGCCAGATCGACGGAGGGCCGATCGCGGTCGGCGACCTCTTCGATACCGGCGATGTGGTGGGGCACATCGTCGTGGCGGCGATCCTGATCGCCATCGGAACGACGATCGGGTTCGTGCTGTGCATCCTCCCCGGGATCGTCGTCGGTGGGCTGTGGATGTTCACCATCCCGCTGATCGTCGACCGGCGGCTCGCCGGGGTAGACGCCATGCGCGAGAGCTGGAACACGCTGCGGGGCGAGGTGGTGATGAGCGCGCTCTTCTGGTTCGTGATGTTTCTGCTCGTGCTGGTGGGCGTCGTCCTGTGCGGGGTCGGCGTGCTCCTCGCCGCGCCGCTCGTGGTGCTGTCGGTCTGTCGGCTCTACCGCGACTTCTTCCCGCGCACCATGGCGAGCGCGACCGATCCGCCGGTCCCGGGCGTGCCGCCCGTGTCATAGGGCGAGCCGCGCGAAGAGAAGGCCCCGGGGGCCCGCGCCCCCGGGGCCGATCGCGAGTGTGGCTCGCGGGGGCGTCAGGCCACCGTCGCCGGCTGCGGCTCCTCGGCAGCTGCATCGGTTCGGATCCGCATGCCATAGAAGGAGCGATAGACAAACGCCAGAGCCAGCACGAAGAAGATGGCCGCCGCGGCCAGGCGCGCCCCCTGCAGGCCGTTGTTGGTCATCTGCTCGGCCAGCTCCACGGCCAGAAGCCCGAACAGCGTGGTGAACTTGATGATCGGGTTCATGGCCACCGAGGAGGTGTCCTTGAACGGATCGCCCACGGTGTCGCCCACAACGGTGGCGGCGTGCAACTCGGTGCCCTTCTCGCGAAGGTCCACCTCCACCACCTTCTTGGCGTTGTCCCATGCGCCGCCGGCGTTCGCCATGAAGAGCGCCTGGAACAGACCGAAGAGCGCGATCGCGATCAAGTACCCGATGAAGAAGAAGGACTCGAGGCACGCGAAGGCCAGCGTCGCGAAGAAGACGGTCAGGAAGATGTTGAACATCCCCTTCTGCGCGTACTGCGTGCAGATCTCGACGACCTTCTTGCTGTCCGAGATCGAGGCCTTCTCCGCGCTCTCCAGGCGGATGTTGGCTTTAATGAACTCGACGGCGCGGTAGGCGCCGGTTGTCACCGCCTGCGTCGAGGCCCCTGTGAACCAGTAGATGACGGCGCCACCGGCCACCAGCCCCAGCAGGAAGGGCGGGTGCATCAGCGAGAGCCGGTTGATCATCGCCGGCTCGAGGCCACCGGTGAGCATCACGATGATGGAGAACACCATCGTCGTGGCGCCCACCACCGCCGTCCCGATCAGCACGGGCTTGGCCGTCGCCTTGAAGGTGTTGCCGGCGCCATCGTTAGACTCCAGGTTGTACTTGGCGCGCTCGAAGTCGACGTCGATGGCGAACTCCTTCTTCAGGTCGCCTTCGATGCCCGGGATCTGCTCGATGACCGACAACTCATAGACCGACTGCGCGTTGTCGGTCACCGGGCCGTACGAGTCGACCGCGATGGTGACCGGACCCATACCCAGGAAGCCGAACGCGACCAGGCCCCAGGCGAACACCGGCGAAGCGTCCATTCCGTTCATCGTCATCAGCGCGCCGAGCCCCTGGGTGCTCAGCAGCCAGGCCGAGCCCATCAGGGCGATCAGGACCATGCCCATCCAGAACGCGCTGTAGTTGCCCGCGACGAAGCCGGAGAGGATGTTGAGCGAGGCGCCTCCCTCACGCGTGGCCCTGACCACCTCGCGCACGTGGCCGGACTCCGTGGAGGTGAAGACCTTGACCAGCTCGGGGATGATCGCGCCAGCGAGCGTGCCGCACGTGATGATGGACGAGAGCTTCCACCACAACGTCGTGTCGCCCCCGAGGGCCGGAATCAGCGCGTACGAGACGATAAACGTCAGTACCACCGAGACGATCGATGTGAGCCACACCAGGCTTGTCAGCGGGGTCTCGTAGTTGAAGCGTTCGGCCGCGGCGAAGCGGGCGCGCGCGACGGCCTCGTTGATGAAGTAGGAGAGGGCGCTCGTGATGATCATCACGATGCGCATGGCGAAGATCCAGACGAGAAGCTGAATCTGGACCGTTGGGTCGGCGACCGCCAGCAGGATGAACGCGATCAGCGCGACGCCGGTCACGCCGTAGGTCTCGAATCCGTCGGCGCTGGGGCCTACGGAGTCGCCCGCGTTGTCTCCCGTGCAATCGGCGATCACGCCGGGGTTGCGCGCGTCGTCCTCCTTGATGTTGAAGACGATCTTCATCAGGTCGGAGCCGATGTCGGCGATCTTGGTGAAGATTCCTCCGGCCACGCGCAGGGCGGCGGCTCCGAGCGACTCGCCGATGGCGAAGCCGATGAAGCACGCGCCCGCGAGGTTGCCGGGGATGAAGAGCAGGATCGCCAGCATGATCACGAGCTCGATGGAGATCAGGACCATTCCGATGCTCATCCCGGCCATCAGCGGGATCGAGTAGCAGGGGAACGGCCGGCCGCGCAGGGAGGCGAAGGCCGTGCGCGAGTTGGCGAAGGTGTTGACGCGGATGCCGAACCAGGCGACGGCCGTGCTGCCAGCGATCCCGATCAACGAGAACAGCAGGATGATCAGAACCTGCAGGGTCTTCCCTTCGGCGAAGTAGCGCTGCAGGAAGCCAAAGTAGACCACCATGATGACGCCGATGAAGACCCAGAGGACGCCGATGAAGCGGATCTGGGTGATCAGGTACGTCTTGCAGGTCTCATAGATCAGCTCGCTGATCTCCAGCATCGACTGGTGAACGGGAAGACCGCGCAGCCTGGAGAAGACGCTGAGGCCGAAGACGAGGCCGAGCGCCGTCACGACGAGGCCGCCCATCAGCAGGTGGGCTCCAGAGAGGCCCAGGAAGGTTGTGCCGGTCCCGTAGAGGCTCGGCACAACGAGGCTTGCCTCACCATGCACCTCGCGTGTGGGCTCGCCGGCCTGGGCGAACGCTGCTGCGGCAACCACCAACAGGAGCGTGGTAAAGAGCCAGACGAATCCCCGACCGAACATCGGCAAGGCGCACTTCTCGGAGCGCGGCGCCGGTGCCCCGGCAATGCTCGGGGCACTTCGGTGGAAGGGGGCAACTTCCGAAACACGGAAGGGCATAGTCGCAGATGTCCTCCTTCG
The nucleotide sequence above comes from Chthonomonadales bacterium. Encoded proteins:
- a CDS encoding beta-galactosidase, with amino-acid sequence MTRIGAAAACMLLTCGMVAADVSLQDFADLSAWTLNRDGGRDVERGVATLAGGGRGMRLRYTDGPPHWGNLTAPCRVPGEATAIRFAIVKHASDPAAAMYVWLMEPDGDAWAQQVTARGLTVGQWSPGRHEVSLPMSGFRFEHRGPGTRAMVSCDRMLLGCNYGDLEVTVEPMRWTTRAGHGGAPLPRTEGLSVERGERGSVAVLDMAPGLPDGFRTAHAPQALARVLRRGGFGVTVLRPGDLADPSVLTVANYGAVVLPFGPYFPWAARETFVAYLRAGGGFLSTDGYAFDRLVEWTGAGWEDAGAGATAADMASPSAHSAPMNTRAGRSGDAVTFAPEQIGVFDPADPLTGAAHGRPSAWLSATAAGQALPRYRFARPPTGFAASGLIGDNSPVFPPVYRRWIPLVEAFSPSGEVRGALLSLMRNHAGTYAGSAWAFSGITSGEDVFLGTSARRALLCRVVGELVDRVGLHDLTTDLATYRVGEKARVRVTASRHGAGPVTATLRLRVGARWLPEQRVALSPGAARSVEVVVPVTAAMGDLVPVRAVLDVAGRARDTLDAAFCVWSPKVVASGPHIEWRDNHLWVNGRPRFLAGTNQTGMMFYSAHEGPLVWDRDLRMMAERGVRVLRVLHFSPFAMAGYEGDGANAPLDLAARPARLRRQLDAIVQLAQKHGVCLFLSLHDWMGVALTDEELAAQADWNRFWAARYCDVPAILYDVQNEPSVEVPDRPDMRRLWNDWLKAHYGTDEALRAAWRVTPPDASMPDVPLTGGTGRWNDVRSADRKRFEAVILNRWVKANVDGVKAGDPDAPVCVGYLPFMSAADRILGVRHTDFSNMHYYGPLEGYAAELKLIDRRAYGKGLSIGEFGAQEAHDSRAQGLTGLPVEPSVRRFSQVVHYAAGMGAAFVANWDWKELDEMVFPWGLLQRGTGTAKPWLHTFAHDAAYLAGVEPSGALPAVALLVPDGNRIGPRFDEIHGGIRRAADLLMDAGADFCVLNEENLARIPRAVRAIVWPIPYCPSDAAFERVLTWVRNGGRLYLSGGVGFDAARRPDLTGRLRELGLPESEPRPPFDGPPGDGRPVAFREATVGAGAVLYVPYPLELMREGGADIYRRFLKGAGVGEPIARAEGGTVRVLTEPTRSGGRLIALVRTDRGDGRVRVTLPHCDATLDLGPGGAAFVTVDDRNRLVAAESEGRLEVAGRVLAAAAGHFGVVALDGRALAESARVLVLPHLQSRVSVPGLRGVAGGQAAVRRYGEPWRAAQAGAELRCEPGETLLLAARGGMGAAREAMRRRDALAP
- a CDS encoding DegT/DnrJ/EryC1/StrS family aminotransferase, with the protein product MTTAAALAVDGGPKTREKPWPTWPVWGTEEERAILEVLRSGQWWAVGGCKVTELERAFAAFQDARHAVCVTNGTAALEVTLRGLGIGCGDEVIVPPYTFVATASSVLAVAATPVFVDIEPGSLNLDPARIEEAVTERTRAIIPVHIGGRPADMDGIMEVAARHGLRVVEDAAQAHGAEWRGRKVGAIGDAGTFSFQASKNLNAGEGGAIVTNDDDVADRVWSVHNVGRTRTGRWYEHHVLGGNFRMTEWQGAILLAQLGRLAEQTERRTRNAERLTAHLREIPGVITMPDDARVTRNAYHLYILRYDTLGFGGRSRDEFLRALGAEGVPASAGYVPLYREVLFQRKSAGQGSWCRAGRPIDYGAVECPVCEQVCRDGVWLFQNLLLGEPSDMDDIAEAIARIQRAWA
- the ruvC gene encoding crossover junction endodeoxyribonuclease RuvC, whose product is MIILGVDPGTATTGYGLLARDGQRVAAVGYGVVRTSSRDLPPVRLMRIYERLCDLMDAHAPDVLVTERLFFGTNETTAIAVGRTIGVILLAAAQRGLPWVEYSPPVVKQAVVGYGGAEKRQVQYMIRQILGLSEIPRPDDAADALAVAICHAHTMPPERHSAHRTGAPVRAPEEGKR
- a CDS encoding sodium-translocating pyrophosphatase → MFGRGFVWLFTTLLLVVAAAAFAQAGEPTREVHGEASLVVPSLYGTGTTFLGLSGAHLLMGGLVVTALGLVFGLSVFSRLRGLPVHQSMLEISELIYETCKTYLITQIRFIGVLWVFIGVIMVVYFGFLQRYFAEGKTLQVLIILLFSLIGIAGSTAVAWFGIRVNTFANSRTAFASLRGRPFPCYSIPLMAGMSIGMVLISIELVIMLAILLFIPGNLAGACFIGFAIGESLGAAALRVAGGIFTKIADIGSDLMKIVFNIKEDDARNPGVIADCTGDNAGDSVGPSADGFETYGVTGVALIAFILLAVADPTVQIQLLVWIFAMRIVMIITSALSYFINEAVARARFAAAERFNYETPLTSLVWLTSIVSVVLTFIVSYALIPALGGDTTLWWKLSSIITCGTLAGAIIPELVKVFTSTESGHVREVVRATREGGASLNILSGFVAGNYSAFWMGMVLIALMGSAWLLSTQGLGALMTMNGMDASPVFAWGLVAFGFLGMGPVTIAVDSYGPVTDNAQSVYELSVIEQIPGIEGDLKKEFAIDVDFERAKYNLESNDGAGNTFKATAKPVLIGTAVVGATTMVFSIIVMLTGGLEPAMINRLSLMHPPFLLGLVAGGAVIYWFTGASTQAVTTGAYRAVEFIKANIRLESAEKASISDSKKVVEICTQYAQKGMFNIFLTVFFATLAFACLESFFFIGYLIAIALFGLFQALFMANAGGAWDNAKKVVEVDLREKGTELHAATVVGDTVGDPFKDTSSVAMNPIIKFTTLFGLLAVELAEQMTNNGLQGARLAAAAIFFVLALAFVYRSFYGMRIRTDAAAEEPQPATVA